From the Anguilla anguilla isolate fAngAng1 chromosome 8, fAngAng1.pri, whole genome shotgun sequence genome, one window contains:
- the cbx3a gene encoding chromobox protein homolog 3a, whose protein sequence is MGKKQNSKTKKETEPVEEFVVEKVMDQRIVNGKVEYFLKWKGFTDADNTWEPEENLDCPELIQAYLTAKGATAAEGDPPTPEAIKRKSTSEEPEPDAAKAKKKKELVEKPRGFARNLDPERIIGATDSSGELMFLMKWKDSDEADLVPAKEANTRCPQVVIAFYEERLTWHSCPEDEQQ, encoded by the exons ATGGGGAAGAAACAGAATTCAAAGACCAAGAAAGAGACGGAGCCCGTGGAGGAGTTTGTGGTGGAGAAGGTGATGGACCAGCGCATCGTCAACGGGAAGGTGGAGTACTTCCTCAAGTGGAAAGGCTTCACAGA TGCGGACAACACCTGGGAACCGGAGGAGAACCTGGACTGCCCCGAACTCATCCAGGCGTACCTGACCGCCAAGGGGGCCACTGCCGCCGAGGGTGACCCACCCACCCCTGAAGCCATCAAAAGGAAGAGCACCTCCGAGGAGCCCGAGCCCGACGCGGCCAAggccaagaagaagaaggagctg GTTGAGAAGCCACGGGGTTTCGCGCGTAACCTGGATCCAGAGCGGATTATTGGAGCCACAGACAGCAGCGGGGAGCTGATGTTTCTCATGAAGTG GAAGGACTCTGACGAGGCCGATCTGGTTCCGGCGAAGGAGGCGAACACGCGCTGCCCCCAGGTGGTCATCGCCTTCTACGAGGAGCGCCTCACCTGGCACTCGTGCCCCGAGGACGAGCAgcagtag